The following proteins come from a genomic window of Pyxidicoccus sp. MSG2:
- a CDS encoding outer membrane beta-barrel protein, translating to MLWKLASLSLLLSSSAALADSSWRNDGFRRKDVDYEAQEQSAEDRGLSFGLRAGFGAPFGKFGKMEGSSGGDVSDSVSGVIPLQVDAGYYFNSKLYLGGSFQYGLGSLKEDCPEGASCSARQLRFGVNLSYHFQPSETLRPWVGAGVGYETLDLGVSAEEGPLAAKVTTSIRGFEFAFQGGLDYRVNKMFSVGPFVTLTAGQYATVKSSIEVDGDGGFFEDTEESDDIDEKEFHSWLQGGVRMQLRF from the coding sequence ATGCTCTGGAAGCTCGCCTCGCTGTCGCTCCTGCTGTCCTCCTCCGCTGCCCTGGCTGATAGCAGCTGGCGCAATGATGGATTCCGGAGGAAGGACGTCGACTACGAGGCGCAGGAGCAGTCCGCGGAGGACCGGGGGCTCTCCTTCGGGCTTCGCGCCGGGTTCGGAGCGCCCTTCGGCAAGTTCGGCAAGATGGAGGGCTCCTCCGGTGGAGACGTGAGTGACTCCGTGTCCGGTGTCATCCCCTTGCAGGTCGACGCCGGGTACTACTTCAACTCGAAGCTCTACCTGGGCGGGTCCTTCCAGTACGGCCTGGGCTCTCTCAAGGAGGACTGCCCGGAGGGCGCGAGCTGCAGCGCGCGTCAGCTCCGCTTCGGCGTCAACCTGTCCTATCACTTCCAGCCGAGCGAGACGCTCCGGCCCTGGGTGGGCGCGGGCGTGGGCTACGAAACGCTCGACCTGGGCGTCTCCGCGGAGGAGGGTCCGCTGGCCGCCAAGGTGACGACCTCCATCCGGGGCTTCGAGTTCGCCTTCCAGGGCGGTCTCGACTACCGGGTGAACAAGATGTTCTCCGTGGGTCCCTTCGTCACGCTCACGGCGGGGCAGTACGCCACCGTCAAGAGCAGCATCGAGGTCGACGGCGACGGTGGCTTCTTCGAGGACACCGAGGAGTCGGACGACATCGACGAGAAGGAGTTCCACTCCTGGCTCCAGGGCGGCGTGCGGATGCAGCTTCGCTTCTAG
- a CDS encoding DUF3375 domain-containing protein has protein sequence MDFATLDSLRHQHPAWRLLVADHAPLIASFLHHSFLEANARSLPQRELVLKLEDHLHTLRERLGADAFPRAATAYLDDWAEDGRGWLRKFYPPDTDEPHFDLTSAAERAIRWLSQLADRSFVGTESRLRTVFALLEQMTEGTEVDPKARLAELERRKADIEAEMAHVRAGHVELMDEAALKDRFQQMADTALGLLSDFRELEHGFRELDRVVRERIATWEGTQGELLETVLSEHDAISGSDQGRSFRAFWDFLMSPARQEELTRKLERVFALPAVQALKPDPRLLRIHFDWLETGEHTQRTVARLSEQLRRYLDDRAWLENRRIMQLLRGVEQHALAVRHQPPPGRAFMAIDEPSPSVELPLERPLFSPPVRLRMADAEVMEASEDVPAEALFAQAFIDKERLRETIRHALQTREQVSLAELLHEAPLQQGLAELVAYLDLASDDRTALFEDSRTQTLTWTDARGRARRITLPLVLFHR, from the coding sequence ATGGATTTCGCCACCCTCGACTCGCTGAGACATCAGCACCCCGCGTGGCGGCTGCTCGTCGCGGACCACGCGCCGCTCATCGCCAGCTTCCTGCACCACAGCTTCCTGGAGGCCAACGCGCGCTCGCTGCCCCAGCGTGAGCTGGTGCTGAAGCTGGAGGACCACCTCCACACGCTGCGCGAGCGGCTCGGTGCGGACGCGTTTCCGCGCGCGGCCACGGCGTACCTGGACGACTGGGCGGAGGACGGGCGCGGCTGGCTGCGCAAGTTCTACCCGCCCGACACGGACGAGCCCCACTTCGACCTCACCTCCGCCGCCGAGCGCGCCATCCGCTGGCTGTCACAGCTCGCCGACCGTTCCTTCGTGGGCACGGAGTCGCGGCTGCGCACCGTGTTCGCACTCCTGGAGCAGATGACGGAGGGCACCGAGGTGGACCCCAAGGCCCGCCTCGCCGAGCTGGAGCGCCGCAAGGCCGACATCGAGGCGGAGATGGCGCACGTGCGCGCCGGCCATGTGGAGTTGATGGACGAGGCCGCCCTCAAGGACCGCTTCCAGCAGATGGCGGACACCGCGCTCGGGCTCCTGTCCGACTTCAGAGAGCTGGAGCACGGCTTCCGCGAGCTGGACCGCGTGGTGCGCGAGCGCATCGCCACCTGGGAGGGCACCCAGGGCGAATTGCTGGAGACGGTGCTCTCCGAGCATGACGCCATCAGCGGCTCGGACCAGGGGCGCAGCTTCCGCGCCTTCTGGGACTTCCTCATGTCCCCCGCGCGCCAGGAGGAGCTGACGCGCAAGCTGGAGCGCGTCTTCGCGCTGCCCGCCGTGCAGGCCCTGAAGCCGGACCCGCGCCTGCTCCGCATCCACTTCGACTGGCTGGAGACGGGAGAGCACACCCAGCGCACCGTGGCCCGGCTGTCGGAGCAGCTCCGGCGCTACCTGGATGACCGCGCGTGGCTGGAGAACCGCCGCATCATGCAGTTGTTGCGCGGGGTGGAGCAGCACGCGCTCGCGGTGCGACACCAGCCTCCGCCGGGCCGGGCCTTCATGGCCATCGACGAGCCGTCACCGTCCGTGGAGCTGCCCCTGGAGCGGCCCCTCTTCTCACCGCCCGTGCGGCTGCGCATGGCGGACGCCGAGGTGATGGAGGCCAGCGAGGACGTCCCGGCGGAAGCCCTCTTCGCCCAGGCGTTCATCGACAAGGAGCGGCTGCGAGAAACCATCCGCCACGCGCTCCAGACGCGCGAGCAGGTGTCGCTCGCGGAGTTGCTCCACGAAGCCCCGCTCCAGCAAGGCCTTGCCGAGCTGGTGGCCTACCTCGACCTCGCGTCCGACGACCGGACCGCCCTGTTCGAGGACTCACGAACCCAGACGCTGACCTGGACGGATGCGCGAGGCCGCGCGCGCCGCATCACCCTTCCCCTGGTGCTCTTCCACCGATGA
- a CDS encoding AraC family transcriptional regulator: protein MNAADADAYLARFRKVLEHIDAHLDGDLSVEGLSRVAAFSKFHFHRQFSSLFGMGVYEYVQLQRLKRASYQLAFRDQHSIIEVALASGYEGPEAFARAFKKRVGQTPSEFRKQPNWEPWRTTYQPLSELRSRHMKPSPQAAQVQLIHFPETKVAALQHRGDPRRIGDSVRTFITWRKQNALPPRLSATFNILHDNPEEVAPEDYRLDICAATDREVKENPFGVVGKVIPAGRCAVLRHVGSDDTLAATVRYLYAEWLPQSGEELRDFPLFFQRVSFFPDVPEHEAVTDVFLPLK, encoded by the coding sequence TTGAACGCAGCGGACGCGGACGCATACCTCGCCAGGTTCCGGAAGGTGCTCGAGCACATCGACGCGCACCTGGACGGCGACCTCAGCGTGGAAGGGCTCAGTCGCGTGGCGGCCTTCTCGAAGTTCCACTTCCACCGGCAGTTCTCCTCACTCTTCGGGATGGGCGTCTACGAGTACGTCCAACTGCAGCGCCTGAAGCGTGCCTCGTACCAGCTCGCCTTCCGCGACCAGCACTCCATCATCGAGGTCGCACTCGCGAGCGGCTACGAGGGTCCCGAGGCCTTCGCACGCGCCTTCAAGAAGCGCGTGGGACAGACGCCCTCGGAGTTCAGGAAGCAGCCGAACTGGGAGCCCTGGCGCACGACGTACCAACCGTTGAGCGAGCTCAGGAGCCGCCACATGAAGCCCTCTCCCCAGGCAGCACAGGTACAACTCATCCACTTTCCGGAGACGAAGGTCGCCGCCCTCCAACACCGAGGCGACCCACGCCGCATAGGCGACTCCGTGCGCACGTTCATCACCTGGCGCAAGCAGAACGCATTGCCGCCCCGGCTCAGCGCCACCTTCAACATCCTCCACGACAATCCCGAGGAAGTCGCGCCGGAGGACTACCGCCTCGACATCTGCGCCGCCACCGACCGCGAGGTGAAGGAGAACCCCTTCGGCGTCGTGGGCAAGGTCATCCCCGCCGGCCGGTGCGCGGTGCTGCGGCACGTCGGCTCGGATGACACGCTCGCCGCCACCGTCCGCTACCTCTACGCGGAGTGGCTCCCCCAGAGCGGTGAGGAGCTCCGCGACTTCCCCCTGTTCTTCCAGCGCGTCAGCTTCTTCCCCGACGTGCCCGAGCACGAGGCCGTCACCGACGTGTTCCTGCCGCTGAAGTGA
- a CDS encoding monovalent cation:proton antiporter-2 (CPA2) family protein, translating into MSASPETPVYVEALIFLGAAVVAVPLFRKLRLGSILGYLAAGLVIGPFGLGLFSDSTSVMHVAELGVVLFLFIIGLELNLSRLWAMRRDIFVLGTAQVVVTGLLAMVYPLLVVGRPWQASLIAGLGLALSSTALVMQMLGERGEVQHPHGQKAFAILLLQDLAIVPLLALVALLSPVDSTGGDPLWLSAAKMLGAVAVVVLTGRYLLSPFFRVLANAGAHEVMTAAALLVVIAAATLMTYVGLSSALGAFLAGVLLAESSYRHELEADLEPFRGLLLGLFFISVGMTVDVRVIVDHWRLLLGALVTITVIKTSVVYGLMRLLRNPHDVSLRTALLLPQGGEFGFVLFSTAVAAGVMQQEQATLLVVLVTMTMALTPLIAAVAPRFIRTRTAPERKEDFAGARGSVLIVGFGRFGQIVSQLLLAEGVDVTTIDIDVEMIEAAERFGFKVYYGDGTRLDVLRAAGAERARLICVCVERKDAATRILELCRTTFPLAEVYVRAYDRGHALELMEHGAHFQLRETFESAIAFGRAALVGMGLPPERVAEVEEDIRQRDRDRFAIQQQGRDVQAGNDKLYTRPAPRPEPFIPPQRQAVSLNLAPTGEGGKDGKKE; encoded by the coding sequence ATGTCCGCCAGCCCCGAGACTCCCGTCTACGTCGAGGCGCTCATCTTCCTCGGAGCGGCCGTCGTGGCCGTGCCGCTGTTCCGCAAGCTGCGCCTCGGCTCCATCCTCGGCTACCTCGCGGCGGGGCTCGTCATCGGTCCCTTCGGGCTCGGGTTGTTCTCCGACTCCACGTCGGTGATGCACGTCGCCGAGCTGGGCGTGGTGCTCTTCCTCTTCATCATCGGCCTGGAATTGAACCTGTCGCGGCTGTGGGCCATGCGCCGCGACATCTTCGTGCTCGGTACGGCGCAGGTGGTCGTCACCGGACTGCTCGCCATGGTGTACCCGCTCCTCGTGGTGGGACGTCCGTGGCAGGCGTCGCTCATCGCGGGGCTGGGGCTCGCGCTGTCGTCCACGGCGCTCGTCATGCAGATGCTCGGCGAGCGCGGCGAGGTGCAGCACCCCCACGGCCAGAAGGCCTTCGCCATCCTGCTCCTGCAGGACCTGGCCATCGTCCCGCTGCTCGCGCTGGTGGCGCTGCTGTCCCCGGTGGACTCGACCGGAGGAGACCCGCTGTGGCTGTCCGCGGCGAAGATGCTGGGCGCCGTGGCGGTGGTGGTGCTCACGGGCCGCTACCTGCTCAGCCCCTTCTTCCGCGTGCTCGCGAATGCCGGCGCACACGAGGTGATGACGGCCGCCGCGCTGCTGGTGGTCATCGCGGCGGCCACGTTGATGACGTACGTGGGGCTGTCCTCGGCGCTCGGCGCGTTCCTCGCCGGCGTGCTGCTCGCCGAGTCGAGCTACCGGCACGAGCTGGAGGCGGACCTGGAGCCCTTCCGGGGGTTGCTGCTCGGTCTGTTCTTCATCTCCGTGGGGATGACGGTGGATGTGCGCGTCATCGTGGACCACTGGCGTCTGCTGCTCGGCGCATTGGTGACCATCACGGTCATCAAGACGTCGGTGGTCTACGGACTGATGCGGCTGCTGCGCAACCCGCATGACGTGTCACTCCGTACCGCGCTGCTGTTGCCACAGGGTGGCGAGTTTGGATTCGTGCTGTTCTCCACCGCGGTGGCGGCCGGGGTGATGCAGCAGGAGCAGGCCACGCTGCTCGTCGTGCTGGTGACGATGACCATGGCGCTCACGCCGCTCATCGCCGCGGTGGCGCCGCGCTTCATCCGCACGCGCACGGCGCCCGAGCGCAAGGAGGACTTCGCCGGAGCGCGAGGCTCGGTGCTCATCGTCGGCTTCGGGCGGTTCGGCCAGATTGTCAGCCAGCTGCTGCTGGCCGAGGGCGTGGACGTCACCACCATCGACATCGACGTGGAGATGATTGAGGCCGCCGAGCGGTTCGGCTTCAAGGTCTACTACGGCGACGGCACGCGGCTGGACGTGCTGCGCGCGGCGGGCGCGGAGCGGGCGCGGCTCATCTGCGTGTGCGTGGAGCGCAAGGACGCCGCCACCCGCATCCTGGAGCTGTGCCGCACCACCTTCCCCCTCGCGGAGGTGTACGTGCGCGCGTACGACCGCGGGCACGCGCTGGAATTGATGGAGCACGGCGCGCACTTCCAGCTGCGCGAGACGTTCGAGAGCGCCATCGCCTTCGGACGGGCCGCGCTGGTGGGAATGGGGCTCCCGCCGGAGCGCGTGGCGGAAGTCGAGGAGGACATCCGCCAGCGGGACAGGGACCGCTTCGCCATCCAGCAGCAGGGCCGGGATGTCCAGGCGGGCAACGACAAGCTCTACACCCGTCCCGCACCGCGCCCCGAGCCGTTCATCCCTCCGCAACGCCAGGCGGTGTCCCTGAACCTGGCGCCGACGGGGGAGGGTGGGAAGGATGGGAAGAAGGAGTAG
- a CDS encoding DUF4194 domain-containing protein, which yields MTPNNTPRPADSCDSLSLVLVALMKGVVYQEGDASLWHGLLNVQARVREHVAVLGLQLVLDETEGYAYLRQQPASEGGAALPHLVVRRQLGYGVSLLLALLRKKLAEVEASAGVHRLVLRREEILDLVRLFLPEGTNEARMMDKLEADLARVIELGFLRKLRGGDDAYEVRRVLKAFVDAQWLDTFQQKLADYRAHLLAHLTEVNGATQ from the coding sequence ATGACTCCCAACAACACTCCCCGTCCCGCGGACTCCTGCGACTCCCTGTCCCTCGTGCTGGTCGCCCTGATGAAGGGCGTCGTCTACCAGGAGGGCGACGCCAGCCTCTGGCATGGCCTGCTCAACGTGCAGGCGCGCGTGCGCGAGCACGTGGCGGTGCTCGGCCTGCAACTCGTGCTCGATGAGACGGAGGGCTATGCGTACCTGCGCCAGCAGCCTGCGTCCGAGGGCGGCGCGGCGCTGCCGCACCTCGTGGTGCGAAGGCAGCTCGGCTACGGGGTGAGCCTGCTGCTCGCGCTGCTCCGCAAGAAGCTCGCCGAGGTCGAGGCCTCGGCGGGCGTGCACCGCCTCGTGCTGCGGCGCGAGGAGATTCTGGACCTGGTGCGCCTGTTCCTCCCCGAGGGGACGAACGAGGCGCGGATGATGGACAAGCTGGAAGCGGACCTGGCCCGGGTCATCGAGCTGGGCTTCCTGCGCAAGCTGCGGGGCGGGGATGACGCCTACGAGGTGCGCCGCGTCCTCAAGGCCTTCGTCGACGCGCAGTGGTTGGACACCTTCCAGCAGAAGCTCGCGGACTACCGCGCCCACCTGCTCGCCCACCTCACCGAGGTGAACGGAGCCACGCAATGA
- the dnaA gene encoding chromosomal replication initiator protein DnaA, with amino-acid sequence MNALAHAASPLPSAGIIWARMLEQIRREKFDYALRWLERMRPLEVRDGALVMGVPDRFFRDWVDDHYRPMLDAQLALQGEGLTTIAYEVVEGLEPDPHFPPTPTVKASSARPARLNSRFIFDTFVVADSNQLPAAAASAVAERPGHAYNPLYIYGGTGLGKTHLLQAVGNHIWEKDPSQRIVFLSSEQFTNEYVESVREHRMSEFRRKFREECDVLLIDDIQFLGKREETQKEFFYTFNTLYEMNKAIVLTSDTVPAEIPGLEERLRSRFTMGLLTDIREPTYETRVAILQKKAVAEGLDLPDSVAHFIAKHIQKNVRELEGALVKLSAVHSLTRQQVTEEFASEVLRDILPAQRSVDIEAIQREVARFYKVTVDALKEDRRHKALAHARQVAMYLSRKLTKSSFPEIAARFSKDHSTVISAVRKVEGQRATDTTVQRELAELELKLGSN; translated from the coding sequence TTGAACGCCCTCGCTCACGCCGCTTCCCCCCTTCCAAGTGCCGGAATTATCTGGGCTCGGATGCTTGAACAGATCCGCCGGGAGAAGTTCGACTATGCGCTGAGATGGCTGGAGCGGATGCGCCCGCTGGAGGTCCGTGACGGGGCTCTCGTCATGGGTGTTCCGGACCGCTTCTTCCGCGACTGGGTGGATGATCACTACCGCCCCATGCTGGACGCGCAGCTCGCGCTCCAGGGCGAGGGCCTCACCACCATCGCCTATGAGGTGGTCGAAGGTCTTGAGCCAGACCCCCACTTCCCACCCACACCGACAGTCAAGGCGAGCTCGGCCCGGCCGGCGCGGCTGAACTCGCGCTTCATCTTCGACACCTTCGTGGTGGCGGACAGCAACCAGCTCCCCGCCGCCGCCGCCAGCGCCGTGGCCGAGCGCCCGGGCCACGCCTACAACCCCCTCTACATCTACGGCGGCACCGGCCTGGGCAAGACGCACCTGCTCCAGGCGGTGGGCAACCACATCTGGGAGAAGGACCCGTCCCAGCGCATCGTCTTCCTCTCCAGCGAGCAGTTCACCAACGAGTACGTGGAGAGCGTCCGCGAGCACCGCATGTCGGAGTTCCGGCGGAAGTTCCGCGAGGAGTGCGACGTGCTCCTCATCGACGACATCCAGTTCCTCGGCAAGCGCGAGGAGACGCAGAAGGAGTTCTTCTACACCTTCAACACGCTGTACGAGATGAACAAGGCCATCGTCCTCACCAGCGACACGGTGCCCGCGGAGATTCCGGGCCTGGAGGAGCGGCTGCGCAGCCGCTTCACCATGGGACTGCTGACGGACATCCGCGAGCCCACCTACGAGACGCGGGTGGCCATCCTCCAGAAGAAGGCCGTGGCGGAGGGGTTGGACTTGCCGGACTCCGTCGCGCACTTCATCGCCAAGCACATCCAGAAGAACGTGCGCGAGCTGGAAGGCGCGCTGGTGAAGCTGTCGGCGGTGCACAGCCTGACGCGCCAGCAGGTAACGGAGGAGTTTGCCTCCGAGGTGCTGCGCGACATCCTCCCGGCACAGCGCTCGGTGGACATCGAGGCCATCCAGCGCGAGGTGGCCCGCTTCTACAAGGTGACGGTGGATGCGCTGAAGGAGGACCGCCGTCACAAGGCGCTGGCCCACGCTCGCCAGGTGGCCATGTACCTCAGCCGCAAGCTGACGAAGAGCTCCTTCCCGGAGATTGCCGCGCGCTTCAGCAAGGACCACTCCACCGTCATCTCCGCGGTGCGCAAGGTGGAGGGCCAACGTGCCACGGACACCACCGTGCAGCGTGAGCTGGCCGAGCTGGAGTTGAAACTCGGTAGCAACTGA
- a CDS encoding DUF2267 domain-containing protein, whose protein sequence is MANEREGQEQEGERRTPTPDLRAQRSESRTTQTQALFLKDLEKKANCGRELAEQAAQSVLCLLEQRLIDSEAKHLEAQLPRKMRDLLQRCSRHEGSIPRKYKLEQFLAMVAEDLDTTPNEAERLSRAVFATVREHISEGEAEDVMGQLPIDLRSLWMREA, encoded by the coding sequence ATGGCGAATGAGCGTGAGGGACAGGAGCAGGAAGGTGAGCGGAGGACGCCCACCCCGGACCTGCGTGCGCAGCGAAGTGAGTCCCGCACCACGCAGACCCAAGCATTGTTCCTGAAGGACCTGGAGAAGAAGGCGAACTGTGGCCGCGAGCTCGCGGAGCAGGCGGCGCAGTCCGTGCTGTGCCTGCTCGAACAGCGCCTCATCGACTCCGAGGCGAAGCACCTGGAGGCCCAGCTCCCGCGCAAGATGCGCGACCTCTTGCAGCGGTGCTCCCGGCACGAGGGCTCGATACCCCGCAAGTACAAGCTGGAGCAGTTCCTCGCGATGGTGGCCGAGGACCTGGACACCACTCCCAACGAGGCCGAGCGGCTCAGCCGCGCCGTCTTCGCCACCGTGCGTGAGCACATCTCCGAGGGTGAGGCCGAGGACGTCATGGGCCAGCTCCCCATCGACCTGCGCTCGCTGTGGATGCGGGAGGCCTGA
- a CDS encoding HEAT repeat domain-containing protein — translation MSPRLKSLLLCLAILAAAGLWRAGLWATGGRTASPGARPPGDSPPVEVIRQGVKGPRRVLTPGQRHRYSFDLDTRTIENTEAGPRTAHTGWGGELALTYLGAEGGQHLFQGQVVLLRVEEETDETPVLGDEERREFQAMFERPVYVAQDARGRVLAVHFDAVHDVAARRFVRSLLASTQFVAEQGQDWSTEETDTTGDFESEYRAGGSANAYTKTKRRYLRVSAPARVPPPAVPRLRGHLAFTLFEDGHVKEAAGSDVVDFMPIAGGPVKEDAGSGVVRFLRIKEDAGSDAVKFLRIEGDAGSSAVEKITVPGHVRAETRVALTSVGVDHQSLSLRDFQAVRASLRAERLSERALPETPAPSEDRRLVGNAKPDDLLKQLARAMRPEARDAVRARLAALFRLEPAEADRAARRVRQGEAGAALSEQVVQALGSAGTREAQRALASVLEEARVRPETLAHAAKVAARVERPTAELAEALDRVVDGARDEDVRNTAALAVGSVVKGLEPMEPGRSQALLEQMLRRCHARTMGPVVCLRTLANAGAPGGLAYARSALLHPAPMVRGTATEALRAMPGAEVDVLLDQVLLGDPSPRVRALAVAAISQRVAGPHLRAVAMALRAESSEQVRLEVVRMLGGWKAMDEVSAALLRDAADNDASERVRRLAAALLAG, via the coding sequence GTGTCCCCTCGCCTGAAGAGCCTGTTGCTGTGTCTCGCCATCCTGGCGGCGGCGGGCCTGTGGCGTGCGGGGCTCTGGGCGACGGGTGGACGCACCGCCAGTCCGGGGGCGAGGCCTCCCGGGGATTCACCGCCCGTCGAGGTCATCCGGCAGGGGGTGAAGGGCCCGCGGCGGGTGCTCACGCCGGGGCAGCGCCACCGGTACTCGTTCGACCTGGACACGCGGACCATCGAGAACACGGAGGCAGGCCCGCGTACGGCCCATACGGGATGGGGCGGCGAGCTGGCCCTCACGTACCTGGGAGCCGAGGGCGGCCAGCACCTGTTCCAGGGCCAGGTGGTGCTCCTGCGCGTGGAGGAGGAGACGGACGAGACGCCGGTGCTGGGCGACGAGGAGCGACGCGAGTTCCAGGCCATGTTCGAGCGGCCCGTCTACGTGGCTCAGGACGCGCGCGGACGGGTGCTGGCGGTGCACTTCGACGCGGTGCACGACGTGGCGGCGCGCCGCTTCGTGCGCTCGCTGCTGGCGTCCACGCAGTTCGTGGCCGAGCAGGGCCAGGACTGGAGCACCGAGGAGACCGACACCACCGGTGACTTCGAGTCGGAGTACCGGGCGGGCGGCAGCGCGAACGCGTACACGAAGACGAAGCGGCGCTACCTGCGCGTCTCCGCTCCAGCGCGGGTTCCTCCGCCTGCCGTGCCCCGGCTGCGTGGACACCTGGCCTTCACGCTCTTCGAGGACGGGCACGTGAAGGAGGCCGCGGGCTCGGACGTGGTGGACTTCATGCCCATCGCAGGCGGGCCCGTGAAGGAGGACGCGGGCTCGGGCGTGGTGAGGTTCCTGCGCATCAAGGAGGACGCGGGCTCGGACGCGGTGAAGTTCCTGCGCATCGAGGGGGACGCGGGCTCGAGCGCGGTGGAGAAAATCACGGTACCGGGGCACGTACGGGCGGAGACCCGGGTGGCACTGACGAGCGTGGGCGTGGACCATCAGTCCCTGTCGCTCAGGGACTTCCAGGCCGTCCGGGCCTCGCTGCGAGCGGAGCGGCTGTCAGAGCGAGCGCTGCCTGAGACTCCCGCACCATCCGAGGACCGGCGGCTCGTGGGGAACGCGAAGCCGGACGACCTGTTGAAGCAACTGGCGCGCGCGATGCGGCCGGAGGCGCGGGATGCGGTGCGCGCACGGCTGGCGGCGCTGTTCCGACTGGAGCCGGCGGAGGCGGACCGGGCGGCACGCAGGGTGCGGCAGGGTGAGGCGGGCGCGGCGCTGTCCGAGCAGGTGGTGCAGGCGCTGGGGAGCGCGGGGACTCGCGAGGCGCAGCGGGCACTGGCGTCGGTGCTGGAGGAAGCGCGGGTGCGGCCGGAGACGCTGGCGCACGCGGCGAAGGTGGCGGCCCGGGTGGAGCGGCCCACCGCCGAGCTGGCCGAGGCGCTCGACCGGGTGGTGGACGGGGCACGGGACGAGGACGTGCGGAACACGGCCGCGCTGGCGGTGGGCTCGGTGGTGAAGGGCCTGGAGCCGATGGAGCCGGGGCGCAGCCAGGCGCTGCTGGAGCAGATGCTGCGGCGCTGCCACGCGCGGACGATGGGGCCGGTGGTGTGCCTGAGGACGCTGGCCAACGCCGGGGCTCCGGGGGGACTGGCCTATGCGAGGTCCGCGCTCCTGCACCCGGCGCCGATGGTGCGGGGGACGGCCACGGAGGCGCTCCGGGCGATGCCGGGCGCGGAGGTGGACGTGCTGCTGGACCAGGTGCTGCTCGGAGACCCGAGCCCGCGAGTCCGGGCCCTGGCCGTGGCGGCCATCTCCCAGCGCGTGGCCGGTCCCCACCTGCGCGCGGTGGCCATGGCCCTGCGCGCGGAGTCGAGCGAGCAGGTGCGGCTGGAGGTGGTGCGCATGCTCGGAGGCTGGAAGGCGATGGACGAGGTGTCCGCCGCACTGCTGCGCGACGCAGCCGACAACGATGCGTCCGAGCGCGTACGGCGGCTGGCGGCGGCGCTGCTGGCGGGGTAG
- a CDS encoding secretin and TonB N-terminal domain-containing protein gives MSRARAAVLALALLGAPALAASPKAEGRRVTVDIVRADLHDVLRMLADLGHLNLVVDDEVQGTVTLRLRNVPWKQALETVLSSHGLGRELQGSVMRVAPLRKLKDEAELRVRLKQAREDVAPLRTYFIPVNYARAADLLPHVQAQLSPRGSVSVDARTNTLIVTDVEPVALP, from the coding sequence ATGTCCCGAGCCCGAGCCGCCGTGCTCGCGCTGGCGCTGCTGGGTGCGCCGGCCCTCGCCGCGTCACCGAAGGCGGAGGGCAGGCGCGTCACCGTCGACATCGTCCGCGCGGACCTCCACGACGTGCTGCGCATGCTCGCGGACCTGGGGCACCTGAACCTGGTGGTGGACGACGAGGTCCAGGGCACGGTGACGCTGCGGCTGCGCAACGTGCCGTGGAAGCAGGCGTTGGAGACGGTGCTCTCCTCGCACGGCCTGGGCCGCGAGCTGCAGGGCAGCGTCATGCGCGTGGCGCCGCTGCGCAAGCTCAAGGACGAGGCGGAACTGCGCGTGAGGCTGAAGCAGGCGCGCGAGGACGTGGCGCCGCTGCGCACGTACTTCATCCCGGTGAACTACGCGCGAGCCGCGGACCTGCTGCCGCACGTGCAGGCCCAGCTCTCTCCTCGCGGCAGCGTCAGCGTGGATGCCCGCACCAACACGCTCATCGTCACCGACGTGGAGCCCGTGGCACTGCCCTGA